Within Nitrospira sp. MA-1, the genomic segment TCTCCATGCCCTCCTGTTCGTTTGGGCAGTCCCTTGCCCTTCAACCGCATTCGTTGTTGGGATTGGCTCCCGGCGGGAACTTTTAGACGGACCGTTCCTGATAAGGTGGGCACCGGAATGTCGGTGCCCAATACGGCCTCCCACGGCCAAAGCGGGAGAGTGACCACAATATCTGAATCTTTGCGTTGAAACACGGGATGAGGGGCAATTTGTACATGAAAGAATAAATCCCCTGGTGGTCCTCCTCCTCGACCAGGCGCGCCTTTTCCTTTCACCCGAAGTCGTTCGCCATCCCGCACTCCGGCCGGAATGCGAACTTCGATTGAGCGAGGCGTTCCCCCGGCATCAGGAAGATTCAAGGCCCGTCGTGTACCCGTGAAGGCTTCCCGGAGTGAGATCGGCAGATTGGCTTCCAGGTCCGCCCCTGCCATGGCGAATCCCCGAAAGCCGGCCCCTTCCCGTTGAGCCCCCTGACGGAACATGCTTTCAAAGATATCACTGAAATCAGCGCCTCCCTGGTTATATCCGCCGGGTCCTCCCCCTGGATACGCTCCGCCGCCCTGTTGGCGGGCCCGTTCATAGGCCTCGGCTTCCTTCCAGTTCA encodes:
- a CDS encoding J domain-containing protein, which encodes MASAQKDFYDILGVKKTVDAKELKKAYRRLARQYHPDLHPGEKKTEMEKKFKELNEAYEVLGDEENRKKYDQYGMNWKEAEAYERARQQGGGAYPGGGPGGYNQGGADFSDIFESMFRQGAQREGAGFRGFAMAGADLEANLPISLREAFTGTRRALNLPDAGGTPRSIEVRIPAGVRDGERLRVKGKGAPGRGGGPPGDLFFHVQIAPHPVFQRKDSDIVVTLPLWPWEAVLGTDIPVPTLSGTVRLKVPAGSQSQQRMRLKGKGLPKRTGGHGDQFVVLDIVTPETPSPEEQQLYEQLAKFDHPDPRSTLLREAAND